The following are from one region of the Leucoraja erinacea ecotype New England unplaced genomic scaffold, Leri_hhj_1 Leri_695S, whole genome shotgun sequence genome:
- the LOC129694500 gene encoding E3 SUMO-protein ligase KIAA1586-like: MDHRLELAVNDAVDEVQAVNHFKVFMDKLHNLYSQSNKNSRELMEAAQEVGSQVLKIGRVLNTRWVASSFRSVKAVWRSYEALNRHFENAAGDQTRNGKERQTYRGLARRMQSKEFLCDLGLMYDALSELSNLSQQLQAHSITLLRAEQLLKRTIRVLASFKDSPGEKLEEALKAQALGQFGSVSLESNAKLMPINTKQFLQSLINNMEKRLSFKDEILHDLSILDSSTWPSTPGIRHGESQVKPLCRRFNLCQEQAVNGMRDFIEHPESEPECLKPLIHCMQTIPCSTAECERGFSLMNIVYTDQRSRMLLSSVSNLMMISINGPPVSLFEPSKYVSTWLRSHRSATQARRQSTPQMPEYKQIWKVL; encoded by the coding sequence ATGGACCACCGTCTAGAACTGGCTGTAAATGATGCTGTGGATGAGGTTCAGGCAGTCAACCACTTCAAAGTTTTCATGGACAAACTCCACAATCTCTACAGTCAGTCCAATAAAAATTCACGGGAACTTATGGAAGCAGCACAAGAAGTGGGCTCACAAGTCCTGAAGATTGGCAGAGTTTTAAACACCCGATGGGTTGCCAGCAGTTTCCGTTCTGTAAAGGCTGTGTGGAGGTCATACGAAGCACTTAACAGACACTTTGAGAATGCTGCAGGAGACCAAACAAGAAACGGCAAAGAGAGGCAAACCTACAGAGGCCTGGCACGTCGTATGCAAAGCAAGGAATTTCTTTGTGACCTTGGACTCATGTATGATGCACTATCTGAACTTTCAAACCTGTCCCAGCAATTACAGGCCCATTCAATCACACTTTTAAGAGCAGAACAGCTGCTGAAGCGCACCATCCGAGTGCTGGCATCATTTAAAGATTCTCCAGGAGAGAAATTGGAGGAAGCATTGAAAGCACAGGCTTTGGGACAGTTTGGATCAGTGTCCCTGGAGTCAAATGCTAAGCTCATGCCGATCAATACAAAGCAGTTCCTACAAAGTCTGATCAACAACATGGAGAAGCGGCTCTCATTTAAGGATGAAATTCTTCATGATCTCAGCATTCTGGATTCAAGCACCTGGCCATCAACACCTGGCATACGGCACGGTGAGTCACAGGTAAAACCACTGTGCAGGCGATTCAATCTTTGTCAAGAACAAGCTGTCAATGGAATGAGAGATTTCATCGAGCACCCAGAGAGTGAACCTGAATGCCTCAAACCACTCATCCACTGCATGCAGACCATCCCTTGCAGCACTGCAGAGTGTGAAAGGGGCTTCAGTCTGATGAATATTGTGTACACAGACCAAAGATCTAGAATGTTGTTGTCTAGTGTCAGCAATTTGATGATGATCAGCATCAATGGGCCCCCTGTAAGCCTTTTTGAGCCAAGCAAATATGTATCAACATGGTTACGAAGCCATCGCTCTGCCACGCAAGCAAGAAGGCAGAGCACACCTCAGATGCCTGAGTACAAGCAAATTTGGAAAGTTTTGTAA